From the genome of Arthrobacter sp. ERGS1:01:
TTTCAGTGGATGTGTGCAAGGACATGGTTGCTCCTATGGTTGGCGTGGTCGGTGGCGATGATGGTGGCGGCGTCCGCTTCCCGGGCGCCGGCAAAGGCGGGGCGTCCGGCGTAGGGGTCCCCGGGCTCCCACAGGGTGGTGGGGGCGGCGACCCGGACGGCCGGGATGACGTCGGTGGCGAAACGTTCCAACAGCTCCAGCTGCTGCTCGAACGGCAGCGTGGTGGGCAGCGAGATGGACTGGAGGTCGTGGCCGTACAGGGCGTGATAGCCCAGGATCTTGTCGATGACTTGCTCGGGGCTGCCCACCAGGGCGGGTCCTTCGGCCACGGCGTGGTCGATGTCCCGGTATGGCGAATTGTTGCCGGGCACGTTCCGGCCAGACGTCAGCGCCTCGTAGACGGGGCCGAACTGGCGTTTGGCCTCCTGGGTGGTGTCCGCCAGGAACACGCCGCCGGCCCCGCTGCCCGAACCCAGATACTGGTGCCGGGGATCGTGGCCGTGCCGCGCATATTCCTCGCAATAATGGTCGATCAGCACCTTGTAGTTCTCCCGCGGCTGGATGGCGTTCGCCGTGAACAGGGGGTCTCCCCACAGGGCTGCGAGTGCGGCGGACGCCAGGGACGTGGCCGAGCCGTGCCAGACGCGCGGCGCCCCGGCGAAGGGGCGCGGCGTCGTCGTCGTTGGCTCCGTCAACGGGGACCGGAAGCGCCCGGACCACGTGACGTCCCCTTCCCGCCACAGGCGGCGCAGGAGCCCGTACTTTTCCGCGAGCAGCTCCCACTGGTCATCCAGGGACAGCCCGAAGAGCGGGTACTGGAGCACCTCGTTGCCCTTGCCGATGACCAATTCCAGCCGTCCCCGGCTGAGCTGGTCGATCGTGGCATAGTCCTCCGCCACCCGGACGGGGTCCAGCACCGAGAGCACGGTGACACCGCTTTGCAGCCGGATGGTGGAAGTCACCGCGGCGATGGCGGCCAGCACCGTGGTGGGCGAGGAGGAGATGAACTCCCCCGCGTGGCGCTCCCCCACCGAGAAACTGTCGTAACCCAGTTCCTCGGCCAGGCGGGCGGTCCGCACCACCTGGTTGAGCCGGTCGGCGGTGGAGACGATCTCCCCCGTCACCGGGTTTTTCAGGTGCGGGATGATGTCAAGGACCTGGAATTTCACTTGGCACCCGGCGTGTAATTGGCTTCATTGACGGTGGTGGCGGCCGGGACGGCTTCATCCGTGAGGCCCCAGCGCGCCAGAACCTTCGCGTAGGAACCGTCCTTGATGGCGGAGTTCAGGGCGTCGGTGATGGCCGGGGCCAGGCCGTTGCCCTTGAGCGTGACGGCGGCAACGAGGGTCTCGTTCGGCCAGCCGGCATTGACCTTGCCCACGATCTTCAGGTCGGTGCGGGTGTTGGCCAGGTACACGGCGGACGGGTACGGGGCCAGGTTGAGGTCGGTCCGCCCGGAGGCGAGGGCCAGGATGGTGTCTGCGTCGGAGGAGTAATACTGCAGCACGGCCGGCTTCTTGCCCTCCGCCTCGAGTTGCTTGTTCCAGGCCAGCAGGATCTTCTCCTGGTTGGTGCCCGAGCCAACGGAAATCTTCAGCCCGGAGATGTCCTCGGCACCCTTGATGTCATAGGTGGCGGTGCTCTTGGCCTCGAAGCCCATGAACGCGGCCCGGTAGCTGGAGAAGTCGAACAGCTTGACCCGGTCCTTGTTGATGCCGACGTTGGAGAACACGGCCTCGAAGTCCCCCGACTGGGTCTTCAACGGCCAGTTCTCCCACGAGGTGACCTGGACGTCCAATTTCAGGCCGAGCTTGTCCGCCACCAGCTGGGCGATGTCGATCTCCGAGCCGATGGGGGTCTTGTTGTCGGTTGCGTAGTAGCTCAGCGGCACGGAGCCGGCCGTGGTGCCCACCGTGAGCGCACCGTCCTTGGAGATGGCCGCCGGGACTTTTGCTGCCGCGGCCGGGTCTTTCTGGTCGCGGATCCTGTCCTGGTTCGGGGAGCTGTTGTAGACCACACCGTTGCGTGCCGCCGTCGTCGGCTGGTTGATGGAAGCCTGTGCGCCGGGGTCGGAGCAGCCGCTCAGCAGTGCCGCCGCGGCAAGTGCCGTGGTGAGGACGACGGCGGGTAGTCCGGTTTTGCTGCGCAGGCGCGGGCGGCGCGGGAAGAGATCAGTCATGGGGTGTGGTCCTTAGATGTTGAAAGCTGGTTCGATGATTTTGGAGAGGAAGCTCTTGGTGCGTTCCTCCTGGGGGTTGCCGAAGACCTCCGCCGGGGTGCCGCGCTCCACGATCCGGCCCTGGTCCATGAAGATCACAGTGTCGGCCACGTCGCGGGCAAAGCCCATCTCGTGGGTGACGATGACCAGCGTGGTGCCGGAGGTGGCCAGTTCGCGGATGACGTCCAGGACCTCGTTGACGAGTTCGGGGTCAAGGGCGGAGGTGGGCTCGTCGAAGAGCAGGATCTTCGGGTCCAGGGCCAGCGCGCGGGCGATGGCCACGCGCTGCTGCTGGCCGCCGGAGAGCTGGCGGGGGTAGGCGCCGGCACGGTCCTTCAACCCCACCCGGTCCAGGAGTTCCAGGCCGCGGCGGCGGGCCTCGGCCTTGGATTTGCCCTGCGCCACGACGGGCGCCTCCACCACGTTCTCCAGCGCCGTCAGGTGCGGGAACAGGTTGAAGTTCTGGAACACCATGCCGATCTCGGTGCGCTGCTTGAGGATCTCCTTTTCGCGGAGCTCATGCAGGGTGTGCCCGCGCTGCCGGTACCCGACCAGGGCGCCGTCGATGGTGATGTAGCCGGAATCGACCTTTTCCAGGTGGTTGATGGTGCGCAGCAGCGTGGACTTGCCGGATCCGGAGGGGCCCACGATGACGGCCACGCCACCAGGCTGCACGGTCAGGGACACGCCCTTGAGCACTTCCACGGCACCGTAGCTCTTGTGGATGTCGGTGATTTCGACCAGGCCGCGGGTTGCGGGGCGGGTTTCGGTGATGGTCATCGCAGGTCCCTAACGGTGGTGCGGAGGGTGAAGAACTTCCGGGCCTTTTGCAGCGGGGTCAGCGGCAGTGTCCGCACCGCGCCCTTGGCGTAGTGCCGTTCGATGTAGTACTGGAAGACGCTCAGCACGGACGTGATCACGATGTACCAGAGCGTGGCCACGAGCAGCAGCGGCAGGACTTGCTGGGTGCGGTTGTAGATGACCTGGACCGTGTAGAACAGCTCCGAATAGGCCAGCACGTACACGATGGAGGTGCCCTTGACCAGGCCGATGATCTCGTTGAACGCCGTGGGCAGGATGGATCGCATGGCCTGCGGCAGCACGATCCGGGTGGACCGGCGCCAGGCCGGGATGCCCAGTGCGGACGCGGCCTCCAACTGGCCCTGGTCCACGGAGAGGATGCCGCCGCGGATGATCTCAGCCGAGTAGGCTGCCTGGTTCAGGGTCAGGCCCAGGACGGCGGCCGCGAATTGGCTGATCAGCGTGGTGGTCTGCACCTCGAAGAAGTTGATGCTGGTGAACGGGATGCCGAGGCTGACCTTCTCGTACAGGTAGCCCAGGTTGTACCAGAGCAGCATTTGCACCAGCAGCGGGGTGGACCGGAAGATCCAGGAGAACGTCCAGGAGACCGAGACCAGCAACGGCGACGCGGAGAGCCGCATGAGGGCCAGCACGAATCCCAGGACAAATCCGAGGGTGCCGGCGATGACCGTCAGCTTCAGGGTTTCGCCCAGTCCGCGCAGCACGGATTCGGCCGTGAACCATTCCGCCAAGACGCCCCATTCCCAGCGCGGGTTGGTGGCCAGCGACCATGCGATGGCGGCCACGCCCAGGGCGACCACCACGGTGCCCACCCAGCGCCACGGGTGTTTCGCGGCGACCAGCCGGTAGCCCGTGTAGTCGGTGGCCGTGGAGATGGGGCCTGTGGAGTTGGTTCCTCTGTGGTTGGGGCCGGGCCGGGTTGGCGTGCCGAGGTCCCGTGCCTCGTCGCCAGGATGGTCCGTGCCGGAGCCTGCGCCGGCAACTGGACCGGCACCGATGCCGGGAGCCGGCGGGTCCGTCACCTGGGCACCCCCCGTTGTTGCAACGCTGTTCGTTGCCGCAGCGCTGTCTGTTGATGTAGCGCTCATGTGCCACCTCGCTTCTTCCAATGGATGTTCGGTTGTTCGATGGCTGCAAATCTAGGTGCCGGAACGGGACCGTTCCAAGGCGGCCGTTGCACTGCGTCACCATCGGTCGCACGGCGTCATATGTCGGTTTTTTGCCTTCATTGACCCGCCGTGACGCGGGGTGAACGGGCATGACCGGCGCCTGTGAAAGGCCGTCCACGGCTGCCTAGCATGGGGACTCCCACCGTCGTGTGACGGGTTCCCGGACACGGGCCGGAATCCGCAACGGGACCTCTAGAACAAGCAACCGGCAAATCCAGGAGACACCATGAACGCACACACCCCAACAGTGGTTTTTGTTGGCGGCGGCCCGCGCACGGCCGGTCTGCTGGAACGCCTGGGCGCCAACGCGCCGGACCTCCTGGCGGGGCCGCTCCAGATCCATGTGGTGGAGCCGTTCACTCCCGGTTCGGGGCGGATTTGGCGCTACGAACAAAATGCATCGCTCATGCTCAACTCCACGGCCGGCGACGTGACCATGTTCACCGATGCATCCGTGGTGTGCGAGGGCCCCGCCGCGGACGGCCCGGACCTGGCCGCCTGGGCCGCCTCGGTGGCTGCCGGCACCCTGGCCAACGCCCCGGCGCTGTCCCCGGAACTGCTCGCGGAGGCTGTGGCGTTGAGTCCGGAATCGTTCCCCACCCGCCGCCTCAACAGCGCCTACCTGGAGTGGTTCTTCCGCCGGGCCGTGGCCGCGCTGGCCCCGCACGCCGAGGTCACGATCCACAAGGACACCGCCTTTGGCATCTCGGACGACCATTCGCCCGAGGGCCGTCGGCTGGTCCGGCTGGCCGGGGGCGCCACTGTCCCGGCCGACGTCGTCGTGCTGGCCGTGGGCCACACTGACGCCGAGGCTGACGGCCGCTCCGCCGAGTGGTCCGCGTTTGCGGCCCGGCACGGCGGCTTCCATGCGGCCCCCGCCTACACGACGGACGTCGACTACGGCGCCCTTGCCCCGGGATCCGACGTGATTGTCTCCGGCATGGGACTGGCGTTCGTGGACCTGGTGGTGCTGCTCATGGAGGGCCGGGGCGGGCGCTTTGACGAGCACGACGACGGCGAACTGCGCTATGTGCCCTCCGGCGCCGAACCTCGGCTCTGGGCCGGATCACGCCGCGGCGTGCCGTACCACTCAAAGATCACCGCCACACTGCGCGGCGAGGCGCCGGGCGCGCCGCGGTTCTTCACCAGGGACGCCGTGGACGCCCTGCTGTCCACGCACGGCGAGCTCGACTTCCACACCCAGTTGTGGCCGCTCATCGCCAAGGACGCCGCCCACGCGTACTACCGTGAGCTGTTCACGGGCAGCCCGGAACGGGTCAGCCTGGGGTGGGAGGAGTTCTCCCACCGTTTCGAGGCCCTGGACTGGTACGCCCCGGAACGCGTTTCCCTCGTGGACGGCGCCGTGCCGGATCCCGCACTGCGGCTGGACTTCGAACACCTTGACCATCCGTTGGCCGGCCGGCAGTTCGCCAACAACGCCGCAGTCCAGGAGGCGGTGTCCGCGCACATCGCGAACGACCTGCGCGTGCGCGACGGCGGGGACCACCCCGAGACGCTGGCCCTGTTCCTGGGACTCCTGACGGCGTACATGAATTTGGGCGCCCTGGTCCCCGCCGAACGGCTCAGCGCCGCGTCCCAGGCGGCGGTGCACGGCTGGTGGCACGGCTTCTTCAGCTTCGTCGACTCGGGCCCGCCCCCGCACCGGCTGCGCCAAATCCAGGCCCTTCACCGGGCCGGGCTGCTGCATTTCCTGGGCCCCGGGCTTGCCGTGGCCGTCGATGAAGCCACGGGAGATTTTGTGGCGACGTCCGCGCAGGTGGCCGGGGAGGTGCGTGCCAAGGCGTTCATCGAGGCCCGGCTGCCCGAGCCCACGGTGGTACGCTCGGCCAATCCGGTGCTGGCGAATCTCCACGCCGCCGGCCAGGTGAGCGAGCAACAACTGCTCACGGCCGACGGCACCGTCGCCACGGGCCGGCTGCTGGTGACACCCACCCGCAACGTGGTGGGACCCCGTGGCGAACCGCAGCAGCACATCTTCGCCGTCGGGCCGGGCACCTCGGCCTGGGGATCCGGTGCCTTTGCCCGCCCCAACAGCAACGCGGCGCCGTTCCGCGAAAACGACGCCCTGGCCCGCACCGTGCTGCAAAGCCTTGCGGCACGCCAGGAAACCACCCCGCAACCCGCCCTGATCGGAAGGAACCCCAGCCATGCCCCTTGAAACCGCGCCCAGGGAAGAGCTGCACAGCGAAGACCTACACAGGGAGGACACCCGCCGGGAAAATACGGAGGTGACCGTCCTGTCCCTGCCCATGCACGATCCTCGCGTCCGGCCTCTGCTTGACCAGCTCGCCGTCGAATACGAAAGCCGCTACGCGGACCTGTTCGGCCCGGGATCGGCGGTCAAGGAGTTGAACAAGTACCCGGCGCACGAATTCGCGGCACCGCACGGCGCCCTGATCATCCTCGAAGAACACGGCCAGTCCGTGGCGGGTGGCGCGTTCCGCCGCCATTCGCCCGGCACGGCGGAGTTCAAACGGATCTGGACGCACACGGACCACCGCCGCCGCGGCCTGGCCCGGCGGGTGCTGGTGGAATTGGAGGCCGCCGCCGCGGCGCTTGGCTACACGGAGGTGTACCTGACCACGGGTCCGCGCCAGCCCGAGGCGAGGGCGCTGTACCTGAACACCGGGTACCAGCCGCTGTTCGACGTCGACGCCGATCCGGCCACGCTGCCGTTCCTGGCGTTTACGAAGCCCCTTCCCCAACTATGACGCACTTGTTGCTGAAAAACCCCGCGGAATGAGCAACTACTGCGCCACAGTTGGGGCGGCGGCGTGGTCCATCCGCTGGCTGATCACGGTGGAGACGCCGTCGCCGCGCATTGAGACGCCGTAGAGGGCGTCGGCCACGTCCATGGTGCGTTTTTGGTGCGTGATGATGATGAGCTGGCTGGATTCGCGCAGTTCCTCGAAGATGGTGATGAGCCGGCCCAGGTTGGTATCGTCCAGGGCCGCCTCCACCTCGTCCATGACATAGAACGGCGACGGCCGGGCCTTGAAGATGGCCACGAGCAGCGCCACGGCCGTCAGCGAGCGTTCGCCGCCGGAGAGCAGGGACAGCCGCTTGATCTTCTTGCCGGCCGGGCGTGCCTCCACCTCGATGCCCGTGGTGAGCATGTCGGACGGGTCGGTGAGCACCAGCCGTCCCTCCCCTCCCGGGAACAGCCGGCCAAAGACCCGCTCGAACTGCACGGCCGTGTCGGCGTAGGCGGAGGTGAAGACCTCCTCGACGCGCTTGTCGACTTCCTTGATGATGTCCATCAGGTCCTTGCGGCTGGATTTCAGGTCCTCCAGCTGGCTGGACAGGAACTGGTGGCGTTCCTCCAGGGCCGCAAATTCCTCCAGCGCCAAGGGGTTGACCTTGCCCAAGGCGGCCAGGTCGCGCTCGGCACGCTTGAGCCGCTTTTCCTGTTCGGCCCGAACAAACGGGGTTCCCTCGCGGATCTCGGCGCCGTCGTCGTCGACCTCCACGCGCAGGGCCGCCCACTTGTCCGTCACCTCGCCCGGGCCCAAGGGAACCAGGGTGTCGGGTCCGTATTCGGTGATGAGGTGGTCCACGGTGAGCCCGAGTTCCTCGATGGACTTGTTTTCCAACGCTTCGATGCGCAGCCGCTGGGCCGCCCGGGCCAGTTCATCCTTGTGCACGGAATCGGTCAGGGTGGCCAGTTCCGCGGCCAGCTCCACGGTGGTGGCGCGGACCGCCATGAGCGCCACCTCCCGTTCGGCGCGCTCCTCCTCGGCGGTGTCGCGTTCCTGCCCGGCCAGCTCGATCGAGGCCTGGACAAAGTGCAGGATGTGCCCGGCTGCTGCCGCCACTGCGGCCGCCTTCTTCGCCTGGAAGGCCCGACGCCGGGCCCGTTGGGCCGCCTGTTCGCGGGCCATGCGCTCGGTGGCCGCCGCCCGTTCGAGTGCCGCGGCACGGTTTCGCACGGCCACGAGCTGTTCCTCGGTGCTGCGCAGCGACAGCCGGGATTCCATTTCCACGGCTCGGGCCGCAGTGGCAGCCGCGGCAAGCGTGTCGCGGTCGTCCATGGACGGCTCGGCGTCCGCCGGGGCATCCTGTGCGGCGGCCAGCCGGGCGGCGATTTCTGTGAGGGACTGTTGTTCGCGTTCCAGGTTGGCAGCAGCGACGGCCAGGGCCTGGGTATGGCGTTCGGACTCCCCCGCGGCCGATCGCAGGGTGGCTCCGAGCGTGCCCAATCGTTCCGCCACGGCGGCCAGCCGGGCATCGGAGTCGTGCAGTGCGGCAAGCGCCGCAGATTCCGCCGCCGCGGCCCCGGCACGTTGCGCCGTTGCCGCGACCAGGGCAAAACGCAACCGTTCGCGTTCGGCCGTCACGGCCAGCAGCTGCGCGTCCGTCTCGTCGACGGCGGCCTGCAGTTCCAGCAGCGACGGCGCGGTGGCCGAGCCACCGCGCACCGAGAAGGCGCTCAGCACGTCGCCGTCGGCCGTGACGGCGGTCAGCCGCGGATGCCCGGCCAGCAGGGTTGCGGCTGCGGCAAGGTCGGGGACCAGCACGACGCCGTCAAGCAGTGCGTCCAGCACGGCCGCGACACTGTCGGGTCCGCTGACCTGGGAGAGTGCCGCCACGGCGCCGTCCACCCTGCCCACAGCGTCGGCAACCTCGGCCGCCAGCGGGGCTCCCGAAGCCGGGGTGGCGGTTCCTGAGTCGCCGGTCACGAGCAGGGTGACCCGGCCGCCGTCGTCGTTCTTCACCCGTTCCAGCGCGGCCAGGGCGGAGGCGGAATCGGCCATGGCCACGCCCTCCGCCGCGGCGCCCAGGGCGGCGGCAATCGCGCTCTCGTGACCCGCCGCAACGGTCAGCAGTTCGGCAACGGAGCTCAGCACGCCCGGCTGGTCCGAGGCGAGCAGGTGGGCCGAGGCATCCTTGCGGAGCAGCCCGACGGCCAGGGCGTCGCGGCGGGCCGTGAGCGAATCGCGTTCCCGGTCCGCGGCGAGCTGCGCCGCGGACAGTTCGGCAATGGTGGCATCGATGGCCGCCAGGGCCTCGACCGCCTCCTCGTAGTCGGCGTCCAGGCGCTCCTCGCCCTCCTCGACGCCGGCCACCTGGGATTCAAGGGCCGCGAACTCGCGTGCGGCTGCGCCGTGCCGCTCGGTGCCGGCGGCCTTGCTCTGGTGCAGGCGGCCGATTTCCGCCTCCGCCGATTCCACGCGGGAACGCACCGAGGCGACCTGGCCGGCCAGCTTGGCCAGGCCCTCGCGGCGGTCGGCGGTGGCGCGCAGGAGCTCACGGACGCGCTGTTCCTCGGCGCGTACGGCCGATTCGGCGTCTTCCTTGATTTCGACGGCCGCTTCCAGCCCGAAGCGCCGTTCCTCCAGCGCCAGGTCCAGTTCGGCTTCCTCGTCCCGCAGGCGCTGGGCCTGCCCCGCCAGCTTGTCGGGGTCCCGGCTGGGATCGGGGACGGCGTCCGCGGCGCCCAGGTGGCGGTGGCGTTCGGCGGCCAGCACGGCCATCGACTTGTACTTTTCCGCCGTTGCAGAAAGCTGGTACCAGTTTTCCCGGGCGGCATTGAGCACGGGCGTGGCGGCCGCGGCGAGTTGTTCAAGATCCGCCTGCCGGGCCCGGCCGGCCTGCAACTCGGCCTCCACCTGTTCGCGTCGGGCCTTCAATGCCCGTTCATCCGCAACGTCCTTTTCGACGGCGTTCGTAAGGGTCACGATGTCATCGGCCAGCAGGCGTGCCCTGGCGTCGCGAACGTCGAACTGGACGGCCTGTGCACGGCGGGCCACGGCGGCCTGCTTGCCCAGGGGTGCCAGTTGGCGGCGGATCTCCCCCGTCAGGTCGCTGAGCCGGGCCAGGTTGGCGGACATTGCATCCAGCTTGCGCAGCGTCTTTTCCTTGCGGCGGCGGTGCTTGAGGATTCCGGCGGCTTCCTCGATGAAGCCGCGCCGGTCCTCGGCGGTGGCATGGAGCACCTTGTCCAGCTGCCCCTGACCGACGATCACGTGCATTTCCTTGCCCAGCCCGGAGTCGGACAAGAGTTCCTGGATGTCCAGGAGCCGGCAGCCGGTGCCGTTGATGGCGTACTCGGAGCCGCCCGTGCGGAACAGGGTCCGGGAGATGGTGACCTCGGAGTATTCGATCGGCAGGGCGCCGTCGGCGTTGTCGATGGTCAGCGCCACATGGGCCCGGCCCAGCGGAGGGCGGCCCGAGGTCCCGGCGAAGATGACGTCCTCCATCTTGCCGCCGCGGAGCGTTTTTGCACCTTGTTCGCCCATGACCCAGGCCAGCGCGTCAACCACATTGGACTTGCCCGAGCCGTTGGGGCCCACCACGGCCGTCACACCCGGTTCAAAGTCGAAGGTGGTGGCCGAGGCGAACGACTTAAAGCCGCGCACGGTCAGACTTTTAAGATGCAAACTGTTTCATACTCCTGCGACGGGACCGCTAACACCAGCCTAATCTACCGTGGAATCGATGATCGCCCCGGCTGCCGGGCACATGTATACGGCATGGCGCATGTGCGGGAACACCCGTGCAAGGTGCATAGTTAAGGTTGATGCTTGATGCCGAGACGGGGACATTGGCATGCCATACCCCCGATCGCGGCCATTTTAGACCGGTTGTTCGGTACCCGGGCACTGCGGAACATAGAAGAAAAAGGCTGGAATTTGATCGGCAACGCAACCTTTCGTCACCACAACACTGCCTTGCTCGCAGTTACCAGCGTCGAGGCACCCGTGGTGGTCAGCTCCTCGGACTTTGATGAGCGCCTGGCCCCGAGCCTGAAACGGCTGCGTTTGTCCAAACGCCTGCTGGAGCGCGTCGCCGGCGTGGAGGAGCGCCGCTGGTGGGCGCCGGGCACCGAGTTCGACGACGCCGCCATCGAGGCGGGCGCCAAGGCCCTCGCCGAGGCCGGCATCGAGCCCGGCCAGGTGGGCCTGCTGATCAACACCTCCGTGACCCGCCGCAACCTTGAGCCCTCGGTTGCCGTGAAGATCCACAACGGACTGGGCCTGCCGTCCTCGGCCATGAACTTCGACCTGGCCAACGCGTGCCTGGGCTTTGTCAACGGCATCACCCTGGCCGCGAACATGATCGACTCCGGGCAGATCAAGTACGCCCTGATCGTGGCCGGCGAGGACGCCCAGGCCACCCAGGAAACCACGTTCCGCCGCCTGAACGCGGCAACGTCCACCCGCGAGGACTACCTGCGCGAATTTGCCACCCTGACCCTGGGCTCCGGCGCCGCGGCAGCCGTGATCGGCCCGGCGGACCTGCACCCGGGCGGACACCGGATCCTCGGTGGCGTCTCCCGCGCCGGCACCGAACACCACGAACTGTGCGTGGGCGGCCCCGACGGCATGTTCACCGACACCAAGGGCCTGCTGGACAACGGCCTGGAACTGGTCACCAACGCCTGGGACGAAGCCCACACCGACGGCTGGGACTGGCGCAAGATGGACCGCTACGTGACCCACCAGGTCTCCAACTCGTACACCAACGCCATCATCAAGGCCGTCAACCTGGTGCGCAGCAAGGTGCCGATCACGTTCCCCAAGTGGGGCAATGTGGGCCCGGCATCCCTGCCCATGACGCTGGCGCAGGAGGCGCAAAGCCTGAACCCCGGCGACCGCGTGCTGTGCATGGGCGTCGGCTCGGGACTCAACACGGCCATGATGGAAATTGCGTGGTAGCGGAGATTTCACCCGTGGTTGACAGAACCGAATTTGGCAGTACCGATCCGTGGCCCGGCGTGCGCTCCAGCTGGCGCCGGACGTTGTCCGTGCCGTCCACGGCCGCGGTCGACTCCCCCGGCATCCGGCGCCAATGGCACTTTTTGGACAACGCCGCCGACGTTGCCGCCACGGGCCTTGAGCCCGTGGGCACGCTGTTGTGCGTGCACGGCAACCCGACGTGGTCATACCTGTGGCGCAGCCTGCTGGCCGGCGCCACGTCCCCGCAGACCCTGGCGGCCGGCGGACCGTGGCGCGTCATCGCCGTCGACCAGCTGGACATGGGCTTCTCCGAACGGACGGGCACGTTCCGCCGCCTCGAGGACCGCATCACCGACCTCGGCGACCTCACCGAAGCACTGGGGCTCTCCGGCCCGGTGACCACGGTGGGTCACGACTGGGGCGGGATCATCTCCCTCGGCTGGGCCACCCGGCACCGCTCGCAGCTGGCCGGCGTTGTGCTGACCAACACGGCCGTCCACCCGGCGGGCTTTACGCTGCCGCCGGCGCTGAAACTGGCCCTGCACCCGGCCGTCCACTCCTGGGGCACGACGACGTCGGCAACGTTCCTGCGCGTCACCCACGGTTTGGCGCAACCCGCCCTGGCACCCGAGGTCCGGGCCGCGTTCATGGCCCCCTACCGCACGGCCCTGCGCCGCTCCGGTGTGGGCAACTTCGTGGCCGACATTCCGGCCACCCCGATGCATCCGTCGTGGGCCGCCCTGGACGAGGTGTCCTCCGGCATCCGCACCCTGGATGTCCCGGCGCTCATGCTGTGGGGCCCCAAGGACCCCGTCTTCTCCGACAGGTACCTGCGCGACCTGCTCACCCGGCTCCCCCAAGCCGATGTGCACCGCTTTGAGGGCGCCAGCCACCTGGTCCAGGAGGACCGGGACATCGCCGCCCCCGCGTTCGCCTGGCTGGCCAAGAACGTCCTGGCCTCCGACGCCGGTGGTCGAGCCGCGTCGAGACCCGCCGAAGAACCCGCCACTGCCGACCCCGCCACTGCCACGCCGTACCGGCCCATGCTGGCCGAGCTGGACGCCCGCCGCGAGGACACGTCCGTGGCCGTGGTGGACATGCCGTCCGCCGGTTCCGAACCCCGCACCCGCAGCTGGTCCGAACTGGTGCGCGACGTGGACGACCTCGCCGCCGGCCTCGCCGACCTGGGGGTCCGTTCCGGGCACCGGGTCAGCCTGCTGGTGCCGCCCGGCATCGAGCTGACCACCCTTATTTATGCCTGCCTGCGCCTGGGTGCCGTGATTGTTGTGGCCGACGCCGGGCTGGGCACGGCAGGGTTGGGCCGCGCCATCAAGGGTGCCGGTCCGGACTTCCTGATCGGCATTGAACGTGCCCTGGCCGGCGCGCGCCTGTACAACTGGCCGGGAGTGAAGATCGCTGCGGCCGATTTCAGCGGTTCCCATGCGGCCATCCTGGCCAAGGCCAAGATGCTCAACGTAGCCGCCACGGTCCCGCAGCTGTTGGCCAACGGCCGGGTGGTCCGGCTCGCCGGCGGTGCCGTGGCCCTGCCACCGGCCTCCCCCGACGCGGACGCCGCCGTGTTGTTCACCTCCGGTTCCACGGGACCTGCCAAGGGCGTGGTCTACACGCACCGGCAACTCGCCGCCATGCGCGACACCCTCAAGGACACTTACAAGTTGGCGGAGGGCACCGCGCTCGTGGCCGGCTTTGCCCCGTTTGCCCTGCTGGGTCCGGCCCTGGGCGCCACGTCCGTTACCCCGGACATGGACGTCACCGCGCCGCGCACCCTGACGGCGGCCGCCCTGGCAGATGCCGCTGAGGCCATTGACGCCACGGTGGTCTTTGCCTCACCGGCCGCCCTCGTCAACGTGGTGGCGACCGTGGCGGCACTGTCGCCGGCCCAACAAAAGGCCCTGGCCGGCGTCGAACTCCTGCTTTCCGCGGGCGCCCC
Proteins encoded in this window:
- a CDS encoding LLM class flavin-dependent oxidoreductase — encoded protein: MKFQVLDIIPHLKNPVTGEIVSTADRLNQVVRTARLAEELGYDSFSVGERHAGEFISSSPTTVLAAIAAVTSTIRLQSGVTVLSVLDPVRVAEDYATIDQLSRGRLELVIGKGNEVLQYPLFGLSLDDQWELLAEKYGLLRRLWREGDVTWSGRFRSPLTEPTTTTPRPFAGAPRVWHGSATSLASAALAALWGDPLFTANAIQPRENYKVLIDHYCEEYARHGHDPRHQYLGSGSGAGGVFLADTTQEAKRQFGPVYEALTSGRNVPGNNSPYRDIDHAVAEGPALVGSPEQVIDKILGYHALYGHDLQSISLPTTLPFEQQLELLERFATDVIPAVRVAAPTTLWEPGDPYAGRPAFAGAREADAATIIATDHANHRSNHVLAHIH
- a CDS encoding ABC transporter substrate-binding protein; the protein is MTDLFPRRPRLRSKTGLPAVVLTTALAAAALLSGCSDPGAQASINQPTTAARNGVVYNSSPNQDRIRDQKDPAAAAKVPAAISKDGALTVGTTAGSVPLSYYATDNKTPIGSEIDIAQLVADKLGLKLDVQVTSWENWPLKTQSGDFEAVFSNVGINKDRVKLFDFSSYRAAFMGFEAKSTATYDIKGAEDISGLKISVGSGTNQEKILLAWNKQLEAEGKKPAVLQYYSSDADTILALASGRTDLNLAPYPSAVYLANTRTDLKIVGKVNAGWPNETLVAAVTLKGNGLAPAITDALNSAIKDGSYAKVLARWGLTDEAVPAATTVNEANYTPGAK
- a CDS encoding amino acid ABC transporter ATP-binding protein, which translates into the protein MTITETRPATRGLVEITDIHKSYGAVEVLKGVSLTVQPGGVAVIVGPSGSGKSTLLRTINHLEKVDSGYITIDGALVGYRQRGHTLHELREKEILKQRTEIGMVFQNFNLFPHLTALENVVEAPVVAQGKSKAEARRRGLELLDRVGLKDRAGAYPRQLSGGQQQRVAIARALALDPKILLFDEPTSALDPELVNEVLDVIRELATSGTTLVIVTHEMGFARDVADTVIFMDQGRIVERGTPAEVFGNPQEERTKSFLSKIIEPAFNI
- a CDS encoding amino acid ABC transporter permease, with the translated sequence MSATSTDSAAATNSVATTGGAQVTDPPAPGIGAGPVAGAGSGTDHPGDEARDLGTPTRPGPNHRGTNSTGPISTATDYTGYRLVAAKHPWRWVGTVVVALGVAAIAWSLATNPRWEWGVLAEWFTAESVLRGLGETLKLTVIAGTLGFVLGFVLALMRLSASPLLVSVSWTFSWIFRSTPLLVQMLLWYNLGYLYEKVSLGIPFTSINFFEVQTTTLISQFAAAVLGLTLNQAAYSAEIIRGGILSVDQGQLEAASALGIPAWRRSTRIVLPQAMRSILPTAFNEIIGLVKGTSIVYVLAYSELFYTVQVIYNRTQQVLPLLLVATLWYIVITSVLSVFQYYIERHYAKGAVRTLPLTPLQKARKFFTLRTTVRDLR
- a CDS encoding FAD/NAD(P)-binding protein → MNAHTPTVVFVGGGPRTAGLLERLGANAPDLLAGPLQIHVVEPFTPGSGRIWRYEQNASLMLNSTAGDVTMFTDASVVCEGPAADGPDLAAWAASVAAGTLANAPALSPELLAEAVALSPESFPTRRLNSAYLEWFFRRAVAALAPHAEVTIHKDTAFGISDDHSPEGRRLVRLAGGATVPADVVVLAVGHTDAEADGRSAEWSAFAARHGGFHAAPAYTTDVDYGALAPGSDVIVSGMGLAFVDLVVLLMEGRGGRFDEHDDGELRYVPSGAEPRLWAGSRRGVPYHSKITATLRGEAPGAPRFFTRDAVDALLSTHGELDFHTQLWPLIAKDAAHAYYRELFTGSPERVSLGWEEFSHRFEALDWYAPERVSLVDGAVPDPALRLDFEHLDHPLAGRQFANNAAVQEAVSAHIANDLRVRDGGDHPETLALFLGLLTAYMNLGALVPAERLSAASQAAVHGWWHGFFSFVDSGPPPHRLRQIQALHRAGLLHFLGPGLAVAVDEATGDFVATSAQVAGEVRAKAFIEARLPEPTVVRSANPVLANLHAAGQVSEQQLLTADGTVATGRLLVTPTRNVVGPRGEPQQHIFAVGPGTSAWGSGAFARPNSNAAPFRENDALARTVLQSLAARQETTPQPALIGRNPSHAP